The Leguminivora glycinivorella isolate SPB_JAAS2020 chromosome 17, LegGlyc_1.1, whole genome shotgun sequence genome has a window encoding:
- the LOC125235461 gene encoding CLIP domain-containing serine protease 14D-like: MIAEVFLLFGGFVLKWTVQAQFGSIAIGVGMGDERNNDGNTDFKGSCPPNTTCVPIGLCPLLGDLMDYSCFSSDKYFHRLNELTCGHSNGEDYVCCPSCDCGKVYQDGTERCGRSMVQGVGYKGLGAHPWVARIGFTQKESGIVRFACSGSVISKRVVLTAAHCALAKPEGYKLSTVVVGEYDTARSPDCNDFFCAPPAQAIKVENVVVHPGYEKKIFRHDIALIVLQEDIKYSVSVAPICLNDRTEVVINERALLVGWGKLSGQNNLVTRQQQLEVPLVSLEMCERVFGDSVPIQEGELCAGGEEGRDACSGFGGAPLLLNRDGQYYQVGIVSFGSENCGSEGVPSVYTNIAHYHQWIVDNSPS; the protein is encoded by the exons GCATAGCCATAGGTGTAGGAATGGGAGATGAAAGAAATAATGACGGCAATACAGATTTCAAG GGATCATGTCCGCCAAACACCACATGCGTGCCTATAGGCCTGTGTCCACTGCTGGGAGATCTGATGGATTACTCCTGCTTTTCATCAGACAA ATACTTCCACCGCCTGAACGAGTTAACGTGCGGGCATTCAAACGGCGAGGATTACGTCTGCTGTCCGTCCTGTGACTGCGGCAAGGTCTACCAGGATGGCACTGAGCGATGCGGCCGAAGCATGGTCCAAGGCGTTGGTTATAAAGGGCTAGGGGCACATCCATGGGTGGCGAGGATTGGCTTTACAC AAAAagaaagtggcatcgtaaggttTGCCTGCAGTGGCTCTGTCATTTCAAAACGAGTGGTACTCACAGCAGCGCATTGCGCATTGGCCAAGCCTGAGGGGTACAAGCT GTCAACAGTAGTCGTTGGAGAGTACGACACAGCTCGGAGCCCCGACTGCAACGATTTCTTCTGTGCGCCGCCCGCGCAGGCCATCAAGGTTGAGAACGTCGTCGTTCACCCCGGGTATGAGAAAAAGATCTTCCGACATGACATCGCGCTCATTGTGCTGCAAGAAGATATTAAATATTCTG TATCTGTAGCGCCGATCTGCTTGAACGACAGGACGGAAGTCGTAATAAATGAGCGCGCTTTGCTGGTCGGATGGGGCAAATTATCTGGGCAGAACAACTTG GTGACCAGGCAGCAGCAGCTTGAAGTCCCACTGGTCTCACTGGAGATGTGTGAGCGCGTCTTTGGGGACTCTGTCCCTATACAAGAAGGGGAGCTGTGTGCCGGTGGCGAAGAAGGAAGGGACGCCTGCTCTGGCTTTGGAGGGGCGCCGCTGTTGCTCAACCGAGATGGACAATATTACCAG GTGGGCATAGTGTCGTTCGGGTCAGAAAACTGCGGGAGCGAGGGCGTCCCCAGCGTCTACACAAACATCGCGCACTACCACCAATGGATCGTCGACAATTCGCCTTCCTGA
- the LOC125235347 gene encoding GILT-like protein 1, which translates to MEGYWYIALVLVFGNMADGVREPEKVLLSVYYESQCVDSKVFILKQLRPALQLLNKHIKLQLIPFGKSRSINYGEDGFECQHGPSECLGNIVQDCALNQMQHQSNLEQLAYVACEMETEAGSRGSFECVQKAGLRTELVDKCLNTRQGTGLQLDSEYMTLLMRPKFIPTVAVNLLFDQHVQDNALIDLTDTLCAEPLLEKTAACAHYYNTLAMKHLLSYSLDDNPDNIPLYKYQTYFYID; encoded by the exons atggAAGGTTATTGGTACATCGCGCTTGTTTTGGTTTTCGGTAATATGGCCGATGGCGTTAGAGAACCAGAAAAG GTGCTCCTGTCGGTGTACTATGAGAGCCAATGTGTGGACAGCAAGGTTTTCATACTGAAGCAGCTGCGACCCGCGCTCCAACTGCTGAATAAACACATCAAGCTACAACTTATTCCTTTTGGGAAGTCAAGG AGCATAAACTACGGGGAGGATGGATTCGAGTGCCAGCACGGCCCATCAGAATGCCTAGGCAACATAGTTCAGGATTGCGCCTTGAACCAGATGCAGCATCAGTCTAACCTGGAGCAGCTTGCTTATGTCGCCTGTGAGATGGAAACTGAGGCAGGATCCAGGGGTAGCTTCGAG TGTGTCCAAAAAGCTGGATTACGGACGGAGCTAGTGGATAAATGCTTGAACACCAGACAAGGAACGGGGTTGCAGTTAGACTCCGAGTATATGACGCTGCTCATGAGACCCAAGTTCATACCAACTGTCGCCGTGAACTTG TTATTCGACCAACACGTTCAAGACAACGCGCTGATCGACCTGACGGACACTCTATGCGCAGAGCCATTGCTGGAGAAGACCGCCGCCTGCGCACATTATTACAACACCCTGGCGATGAAACATCTGTTGTCGTACTCGCTCGATGATAACCCAGACAATATACCTCTGTACAAGTATCAGACGTACTTTTATATCGATTAA